caagaacttctttctcaaaagcgtacctaccaacatggctaaaatgctaattgcggtcaccagctatggaaaaataaacagcggtaaaccccaaacatcgcggtattatgcattaccgtaatactgcaaaaaaaagacataatgttattaaaaaaattacagccAGAATTTATGGgaagaactgcgtggtttcccattgacaagtagatacatggtttacgggcttgaaggcggttagatcaacaaatccaatcacgcccaGCCacaacaagcacgagctaaacatactacttctgattggttcagcttcaaattcgtccctcctgacaattaattttcgttttcattcgttgaaaatgacGTCAGTACATTTCAtaatcctttcgaccaatgaaaaatttcgctggtttccatagaaacaaaatgagtgcaggttgaacataaactttctgacagagcgatggcgcagcggtgagaagcatctcttcgtatgtttcttgctatttcttcagattatgttttgttagcatagttaattgtatattacattttatgtcgtgatatagttcatgcaaatattgccgcaaaatataattgaaatatatttaaaattagtagcttaaactgtagatgctgtggccatttttcgtaatgtgattgtttatatttaaattgtaagagaaaataattgtgttaaacttaaaaacaataagACTTATGGTTGAAATGATTGggtttactcatccggtctttcgtaatgcgtttcatctgaagatgttattctgaaaagagcccctatacgtttagattaaccgtttgctgggttcattaccatggcgatgttataacgtatcgaagcagcgtcctgatttcgacagcgttactgtataggttgtgaaacagttttagcaatttgcccGCTTCTATTGGAGTAGcgtcgatgccacgagcagctaatgaaggctccatccctttccataggcattcttggtgaaaagcatttagcaaatgtctggagtacgttgaaaatacagtgtctagtttggctttgagagtatcacagacggctagttaattatgtcttgtttattcaccaagaatgaaaattccgaaagctgtttcctggaccaacgaccagcactggcgagcctgggacctgtgggacgaggtgatcgactggggagtgaggaaaggtttggaggagtgctcaccagcgacaccccccactgtccaggctggggaggttatggggggactgggaggtgtgactgactggtgtaagggaggggagggtgtgagagtgataggcaatgctggcattttctctgagactcttcaggaaAATTACGGCCTGACATCTGAAGAGTGGGAAATTTATAAGACGTATTACCTTcacaaaaagaagaaggtgaggAAGAATAGGACCAGTCAGGGGGTAGGTGAGGTAAAGGGTGAGGTTAGTGGGGAAAGGGTGGAGGTGGCAGAGAGGGAAAGACATGTGGGTAAGATCTCTGGTGTACAGGTGGAGGGTGCAGACCAGAATGTAGGcattaataaaatgcaaaatggaAGCAATGGGAAGCAAGGAGGGCTGTGGGTAAATGTGAAGGTGGTTAAGGTGGAGGGGGGGAATATTACCCTAAAGGCAGAGGATACGAAAGGAAATGTGAAGGTGGAGGCTTTGCAAGTCCGAGTGTGTGAGTTTGGGCTTGCAGAAGTAATTTCTGGGGATGTAAATTTTGAGATTGTGGGGGTAGAAGTAGGGGAGGTAATTATTGAGGGTGTGGACATGGTGAGAGATGTAACCATATTGGAAATAATAGTAAGTGATGTACTAGTTGATATTATAAATAGAGAAAGAGGTaatgaggaaactggcggtgtagagatagatgtgggtcaggtagagatagaagatgtagaagtggtggaaaattaatattaaagttgagcttgtagagctcttgacacagagaagagccaaaatacaaggaagatgaagttgtggttcttctgctgctgtttggggaacattaaacgtttgaaacagtatcaaagataatgaattgagcatgataaattttgagatgtatagtggaatgtttattaataattgttaatgtggcgcccctgaaccccctcggttggccgcccctgccggttgtgtggggtcaggGATGGGGACTAATcagggccagtcggggatctggccccggtgccggggggggcccactcctgcacgcccttattgatcccctgggccggacaccacatttcatacaacactagggctttgaggggcagtggggaggttttacttgcacattagacaccacatgacactagggctgaggaggtgggtataggcaggtggggttctgccgtctgccagcggtggggtgcccgtgcctcgactgttcacctgctttttgcactttagttatatacacagtccatgctacattagggccttgggagactctctgtctctggccctgcgcgggTGGGGtcgcccggcaggtagaagatggccctggccggtgtgggccgtctcctcttgtgggctgcgggctgggtggtccttggctctgctgcgccgtggtggggccctggcaggcggtccggggtatctaggtatgctctgagcccttctaggtgaattgtagggttcggtctgggctgggcggggggtctgccgctccccagttgacgcaggtccgctcctgggtggtgggggggggtgcactttgtttgtatgggtctcccttagatcatcctgcagtgtcggggaggggggggacgtgccgggtcgctacagtgggcggtgatccgtcctgccgggtagcgggctggggggaccgtccgccaggggagtgttcccggttgatggggccctttggccctggacccgcttccctcggtggagggcttgcgggagggactggggggctcgctgtctgtcccccctctgcggacctccttttacaggggttgggccccctttagtccctcgtaggctccctctcgggttgggcgggtggttgtcttgtggacatatggccatgggccgtgtgtttcttatggttgtttgtactctgtattcccctacactttattttctccatcccacctttacatctccagcccgctgttcctgggaaaagccacctgccaatcatccttggagcagcagccattctcaggatctcctacatcacagatcacctaataaacacaggacctgtcgacgactggagaaaaggagaaacgctgaagcacactgggcattttggaagcatttcatcataataaattacctttgcctttacagtttctgtgtacagtttcattatagtaaattgcacttagttgtgattactcagttacaaagacaatgggtcactctataatgggtgatggtatgcttttagctgtgcttccacaggttgtatctgccttagtaaatgactaaatgtctttttcacaagtgattttgattatgtttgtagaattaaattaaaggtaaacctgtacattggttaaaataacatctgactgctacaataatacatcatacagcgtcttttgtactaatgtgctaccttgagacattgaggttgtataatgaacaattttaataagaattgtgttaagtaattaactttcaaaatctatcaataccatgcaaaagtgtaaagtcaaatttatgagatacttattacaataaacggaagtagtctgtacccatttaaagaggctttacatcgtacagcttcttatactggtctggttggtgggtataaaggatcaattagaaatcttcctcctccaaatgtatcatttcatgagttttggtagagtgggggtagcaggataataataggatttactggttatttttgatacggtaaaatcgcaagactcagaaaaataaaaatttgtgtatggtcagaattatcagtggtaggagattttgtccctactaccatctgggaaaagaacattctggtgcttatctgtgaagaagcaatttcaggagatataaatc
This DNA window, taken from Brienomyrus brachyistius isolate T26 unplaced genomic scaffold, BBRACH_0.4 scaffold78, whole genome shotgun sequence, encodes the following:
- the LOC125726838 gene encoding uncharacterized protein LOC125726838; amino-acid sequence: MAQRMKIPKAVSWTNDQHWRAWDLWDEVIDWGVRKGLEECSPATPPTVQAGEVMGGLGGVTDWCKGGEGVRVIGNAGIFSETLQENYGLTSEEWEIYKTYYLHKKKKVRKNRTSQGVGEVKGEVSGERVEVAERERHVGKISGVQVEGADQNVGINKMQNGSNGKQGGLWVNVKVVKVEGGNITLKAEDTKGNVKVEALQVRVCEFGLAEVISGDVNFEIVGVEVGEVIIEGVDMVRDVTILEIIVSDVLVDIINRERGNEETGGVEIDVGQVEIEDVEVVEN